CACGTATGTTTTCCTCCAATATAATTAACCTAAAATACTGTACGATTCTGAATTACACTTTTCGCACTTGGCAGAAGCAGTTTCTCTGTCATTAAGTATTCTTGATCGTTTTTTGTAAGTAATGTAACAGGCCACTGAATTTTACCATTCTTTACTTTAGTCCATTTCTGTTATTCCCAGATGTTtgctaatataaataaaacttagatgcatattaacttttttttcactatttaaaattatttcccagGGATAGATTTTCAGGATCAGAACTGCCCTCTGACTGACTCTCCTATGTGAATGGTGTGCCTCTTCTAGACCCTGTAAGAGTAGAAGCAGTGTTACCAAACCATATAAACCCCAGCCGTGAATCCACAGTTtcaacaataaatatttcaggataGTATAATGCTGTGTTACCCTCAAAGGCAGGAGCTGCCCTCACAGCTTGGAATCTTAATGCAGGGACAGGCCTGGGTCTAAGTCTGATCCCTGCTCCTGTGAACACAGGGCCTGCCAGCCCTAAGGCAGCATGGAGACAGTCTGGCCTGATCTGAAGATATGAGGGTGGCTGCTCTCTATCCCCACAGGGTCTTGACTTCTCTAAAATCTCTCCAATGGTTGGGGGAATGGGTGGGAcagtgagggggcagggagggggggaGGTCTTACCAAGCGATGTCGTAAATGGTCCTGGAGTGGAAGCCTGACAAAGTGCAGACACATTTCCAGCTGGGGTCAGAGCCGCTGCACGCCACCCCTGCGTGACAGACTTGTCTTGAGCCTAAGGCATGTCTGTGTCCTGGCCACCCCAGGGGAGTGAGTGACTGCCCTACTGCAGAGGAGATCCTAATTcgccctcccctacccccaccttcAGTCAGCAGGCCTCATCTTCATTCCTCTGTCCCCATCCTCACTGATCTGCCTTACACACTGCAGCCAAACTGGTGCTTTTACAGCAGGATTCTGAGAAGGAAACATCCTGTTCCTTAAAAAACCTTTTGCTGCAGACTATGTCCAACTAGTTAGCCTCCCTTTTAAGGCCACCCACCAGCCAGGCCAACTCACCTTATTTCTCTCCAAGCCCTTCGAACCCTATTCTCGACCTATACCAATCCGTGTGTTCCTGGGTTAGTCTAGGTTTTCACCTTCaatgcctttgctcatgctgctCTGTTCATGACCAGAATTCTCTTCCTGTGTGAAAATCCTACACACTCCTTCAAGTCTGGATGAAACGGCCCCTCTTCCACAGAGCTTCCCCTGACTCTCCCCCACTCTACCTGGAGCCCTGCTGTGGCAATCTCCCATTCTACCCCCGTTTACTGTGACTTGTCTGTGTGTCTCAGCCCCTTAGCAGACTGTAAACCTTGTGACAGACGAGTCTTCTTTAGCTCCAGGCCTGGCCCCTCACCTTGCTCATTGCCTGGCAGATACTGGTGCCAGATGCGTACGGTACGGTCATCACTGCAAGACGCCAGGCGTTGGCCACTGGGGTCAAAGGCCAAGCTCCACACGGTGGATTCGTGGCCTTCAAGGGTGGCACAGCATACCCAGTCATCCTCTTCCTCTCGGTAGAGCTTCACTGTATCATCATAGCTGGCGGAGGCTAACAGCTGTGGGGAAGGCCAGGGAAAACACAGCACTTGTCTGCTCAGCCCAGGAAGTACCTGTGGCTCCAATACTTCCTCCCAGGACAGGCAGTCCTGGGGATCTGCTTTTATAAAAAGGATTGATGTTTTTGGGTCACAGATAGAGATTCTTGGAAAAGCCGGATTGAGGCTGAAGAGCAGAAAAAGGCTGGGCACAACCTTCCACATCAGAAGTCCTTCCCACCAAGATTCCTGACTCTTACCTCCTGGCTTGGGTGCCAAACCACATGCTTGACATCCTGCGTGTGGGAGTTGAGGACACTGACACATTCATACTCATCTTCTTCATCAACTGTGGATGAGAAAAGAAGGGAGCCCATGAGCCGACCCTGTCAGGCACACAGGGGGAGATCTGGTGGCATGTTCCCAACTGCACCCAAAGGGACCTGGACTCACCTTCCCAGACCCACACACTCTTATCTCGGCTGCAGGTGGCAAGGAGGTTGCCAGATGGGGCCCAAGCCACTGACTTCACCTCATTTTCATGGCCCTCCAGAGTGGTCACACACTGTGAAAAGGGACGAGCGAAAGGAATCAACAGCAGCTAAGACCCCTGTGGTCCTTCTCATAGATAGGTACAGCCCAACTGGCTCAGGTTGGCTCAGGTTCCTAAACCAGCCCCAGCGAGCAAACAGGCAGCAATCCTGATCCTATCCAGCCCGGTTACCTCAAAGTCATCCTCCTTCTTCTTCCAAATGCACGTGGTAGCATCAAAGCTGGCAGAGGCCAGGTAATTCCCGCAGGGAGACCAGGCCACCTTCCGCACAGTGCGTTGGTGGCCTTCACAAAGGACAGATTTGCAGATCCAGCTGTCACCTAAAAGCAGAGGACAGGCCAGGCTCTGGAGCTGGGTGCACAAGAAGGTGCTGAAGCGCCATCAATGCCACTGGGTAACGGAAGTGGAATATCAGAGCCCAGCTGGGGGCAAAGCTCACTGGGTGCACTTAACAACATGCTTTCAGAAAGCTGTAACTGACCCCACTTCTAAACAAATCTGAGTCACTCTCCCCATTTAAAACTTGTCAATGGCTCCCAAATGCCCTTGGGATAAAATTTAAACTTCATCATCTGTTGCAAATTAGTCTGCAGGCCACTTTCCTACCaccttctcttctcattttcctgCCTCAGCTACTATCACAGTTCCCTCAACAGTTCAGTCTATCTACTGACATTTTTGCTTCTAGGATTTGCCAACTCCTTTGCCCGAAAAGCGTTCTCAGCGGCTAAAGCACACAGACCCCTCGAGGGCAGGGGCCGCGCAGCTGGGCCAGGCGGGGCCTTACCCTCAGTGCCCCAGATGCGGACGCTACGGTCGCCACCGCACGAGGCCAGCAGGGTTCCGGAGGGGTTCCAGGCCAGGAACCAGCAGCGGGAGTCCGGGTGCGCCAGGATACGGTCAAGCAGGACCAGCGAGTCCTTCATGGCGGCCAGACACAGGAGGAGGCGAGCAGCGCCAGCACCACCAACTGCAGCTCTCACCCGACAAAACCCTTTCTGCCCAAGGGGCCGTGGTCCTCCTTGGAACTAAAGCGCCCGCTGCTGAGGCCGCGCTACCTTCTGGGAGTTGTAGTCAGcttccttccccttccagggGAAAGCATCGCGGAACAGCCTCGAACTACGAATCCCATGAAGCCCTGCGCAGGGCGCCGGCGGCGCGCCCGGGCTGTGTCGCGCGCGGGGACGGGGTGGGGAGCCGGAGGAGGcgggggcagaggtggaggaagCCGGAAGTGGATCGGGCCCGGGTCGGTCCGGGCGTTGCGGGTTTGGGGCCTGGGATAGCTCGTCCTCGGGCAGTTAAGGAGACCGTGACGGGACGGAGCGACGCCATCCCGGCACTGAGGCCTGCTGACTGGTGAGGATCAGGAGTCGGTGAGGGGTGGGTCCTTTCTGGGCACAGATCACACCCCAGAGCGCGGTTCCCAGATCCTTGGTCCCCGATCCCTGCGGCCCAGCCTGGTCCTCCGCCCCTCGGCACCTTCTGGCCAAGACCCCGAGACCGGGTCTCTCTTCCACCAGTAACGAATACCTCGGCCACAGCCTCCCTTCCCACTCCGCTCTGCCAAGATCCAGTGGACCTCCAGCCCTCTCCAAGTCCTTATCCCGCACCTCCGCAGCCCCACTCCGGGGACCCCGTCCCCGCCCCCCGAACCCCTGCAGCCCTACTGTCTCCACTCTGCCCTCAGTCCCACCCCATCCTCCGGTGTCGACCCTGACAGCCCCGCATCAGCCTCACCTGCCGCGAACCCAATGCGCTGCTCTCCTCCCCGGGACAGGCAGCCTCTGTGCGCCCCGCGGAGGTCGGCGGCGACCAGCAGCGACCGCGGAGCGACGGCGGGCGGCCCCGGGCATGTACGCCCCCGGAGGCGCAGGGCTGCCGGGAGGGCGCCGGCGGAGGAGCCCGGGAGGCAGCGCTCTGCCCAAGCAGCCGGAGCGTAGCCTGGCCTCGGCCCTGCCAGGTGCCCTGTCCATCACCGCGCTGTGCACTGCCCTCGCCGAGCCTGCCTGGCTGCACATCCACGGTGGCACCTGTTCCCGCCAGGAGCTGGGGGTCTCCGACGTGCTGGGCTACGTGCACCCGGACCTGCTGAAAGGTGAGGGCGCTACGCGCCGGCCCTTTTCTTTCTGGGCGACAGGGCCTTCTCTGCAGGGAGCAGAATGTGGTGCGGGCTGGAGCTGAGATAGCCTGGGGCAGGCACTTGGTTGAAGGAAACAGCCCCATTCCTGCATGCTATTCATGCCCACCAGGTGGCTCAGTTTGGGGTCCGGCCCCTCATAAATTCTGATGTTATTCAGCCAAGCACCCACTCCTCATGCCATACTAATCTGGACTATTTTAGGATTCCGCTGGAGGAAGGGCGCTTTAATATCGGAGAGAAGATAAGGGTGCTGGGCACCGCAATGAGCTGTCTCCTTCTAAGGAGCCTGTGGGATAGAGGAAGTTTTCTTTGGGGCAGCCTGATTGATAGAGAAAAAGGGGCTTTTAATATGACTACATTTTGAAAGATACTTTTGAGTTCTTCACTAATTGGATTGTTGTTAGATAAAAAGGGAGTCTGGTGTTTCCAGTAATCAGAAGTCGGTTCCATTGCCATCCTCGGTAGAAAAATTGGAATTTGGCTCTTGGAACCATTATAATTGTGCCCGAACGAGGTAAGGTTGCTGTGTTCATTATCGAGCTTCCTAGCCAGGTaggcagaggaaaggggaacAGGAGCGTTGTCTTTGCTGGACACAGGGAGGCCGGTAGCTCACTGCCCAGCCCTATTTCCAGTAATGAAGGTATAGGCTTTGTGATGTGGGGTCAGGATTGCACTGCCTGGCTTTTACAGGGAAATTTGGTCAGTGGATTCCAAACAGCCCTTAGTAACAGCAGAGTTCATCACCCCCAAGGCCTTTGAACCATTCTTGAAGGTCTTAACATTTTCTCCCTGTGCCACTCCCTGACTATAATTCATTCCAGACGTTTAAAGGGTACAGGCACTGGGACTTGGTGAAAGATCAAGTTCTCCTTTGTGCCTTGGATCGTATACCACTTCTGCAGGTTGCGGCCAGAAAGCCCTATCCTTGTGGCCTAATGTTGTTGCCATTCTCTGAGAGTTCTCTTACTGTCTCACATTTCTCTTGTGTTTTTGAGGCTTTAGGATGAATTTGTAGAGAACGGGATGGGGGCTTCTGGTTTGTTTCCAGATTTCACTGTGATGACAGCTTTTGCTGCGTTGGCTCAGTAAGACTGAAGTTTACACAGGATGGAGGCCTTGTGATACACAGCTTTCCTTGTGGCGTGTAGCTGATGGCAGAAAGCCCATCAAGCTTGACTTGAGTCTGGATGGTTTTCTCTTTTTGCGCGTTCCCCTGCATTTGCCTTCTTTGAAGCACAGCTGCCACCTTTCCACTTCTTCATCCAGACCTTGGCCATTGATCCCCTGGTGGTCAATGTTTCAAGAGCTTGGTGTCATTTACAAACTGAGAGAGAGTTCACAATGCTTCTCCCTTTCAGATCATTCCTGGGGAGGCTCAGAAAATTCATGCTATGGAGGGAGGGGCAATGTGATCCCATGTCCTTATTACAAAAGTCCAGGAACCTgtctcagagaagggaagtgatcTCTCCAGGGCCCCACAGCTGGGAGTGGCAAAGCTGAGTGTACTTCACTGTTGACTCCAGTATAAAGTGATGCTGTCTTGTTTATGTTTCTTAACCCTTGTTTTACTTCAGCCATCATAAGGAATGCTCTCACAATTATTCATCCCACTTTGGTATGCATCCTTGTCAAAGgcatgtaaaaaattaaaacaaattcttgGTGTATTTCTCCTTGgttcacatatatatttaccttttctgaGGAATTATTCAAGCCAGATTTTGTCTTTAATAAAGCATGTTTACACTATACCTGCTCATGTGTTTAGGGATCTTAACCCACGAATAGTTTCAGCCTGCTTTCCTGTGGCCACCTCCTTGGTCGTTGTAAGCTGGGAACACTTGGTGTCCATTAATAAGGGAGTTGACAGTGGTACCTCATGATCTATCATAGGCGAAGGCAAGGAATCAGAAGGTCCCTGATTGGTTCTCTTCTTCTATGGAGGTTTTTTGGTGCCCCGTGGGCCTTCAGACATATGCTATTCTGTGTGATTACACTTATCCTCAGGGCCTAACAGATATCCTAGCATGGAAGCTTGGGATTTTCCCCATctcaggagggagcagagctgtGGGGCACAGCTCTGATGCCTGTAGATGCTTCCAGAGGGAGAACAGACCATGCCAGGTGTCTGCAGGTGACggggagtgggcagggccagcaggCTTTGAGATGGTTCCTTCCCGCTTCTCAGCCCCCTGCCTgactgccaggcactgtgctaagcacgcTTCACGGCTGGCTGTAGTTTCTCCTCAACAGCATCTTTATTTGGTAGATACTGTCAtatctccccccgcccccgcctctcaggctcagggaggtgaggtCACTTGCTCAGGGGCACACAGCTGATGTGCATGGCATGGACTCCACTCTCACCGCTGTCCCTTAGTGCTCTCcgggtttctttttccttctgccagaGTGGTCCAAGGCGTCTTACTTCCCCCTTCTAGTTGAATTCTTATCACAAGTTCAGCCAAAGCTGTGCTTTTTATTCCTCACCACCCCAAGCTGGTGATCCTGAGGCAAAGCCATGCATCCTTCCACTGTCACCCGCAGAGCCCTGTCAGCTTTAACAAATGCAGGCGGCTCAGAAGATCCCGTCCTGAattcttcccctccccaggggtGCCTGCTTCTCACACAGCTCTTCAGCCTGCACATGGGTTCAGATATGTGCCCAGACCTCTAGTGGACCCCAGCAGGGGAGCCCAGATGATCATTCCTTCTGAGCCCCAGTCCCTCTCTGCCTGTCACGGGCGACCAGCAAAGGGCAGCAGGGACAACAGCTTTGAGCAGCATCTTTGGAGAATGAggaagtttgggatttgaagTCAGGTGAATCTTGGTTGACAGCAAGCCATGGGAAGATCAAGGGCCTTCCCGGGAGGGCTGGAGTGCTTAAGGGGTGGTGACCGACTCACTGGCCTCTTAGGTCCTTTCAGAACCATTGGTACCTGTGGTGATGACCTAGCCAGGCACTGGAGGGCCCTCTTGGAATCTTGTGTCGGGAGCCTGTCGGGAAGCTCAACAGTCACAGTGGGGAGAGGCTGTGCAGGTGGGCGGGTGAGTgctgaggagggctggggcccGGGGGAAGTGCTTCTGACTCAGGGACTCCAGTGAGGAGGGAAATAGGAGATAGGACAGAAGAAGGGAACTGGCCAGAAGCCGCTTTAATCTTCCTGTCTGCAGCCTGTTTGGGTCAGGAGAGGGTGAGAGAAATGGGCAGGTAGACAGGAAGAGCCAGGGCCTTCAAAACAAATCCAGCCCAGTGACTCaccagtgaccttgggcaaagtcaGTTCCTTGGGATCCTATTACACAGCAGCTGCCTTCTTTCCTGGTGACTGGAGGGGACAGTAAAGCAATAGTTACCAAAATAAACAGGCCACAGCACAACTGGAGGATAGGATATGTTCTGTCTCCCCATAGTGTAGTGGACTGCACCACTGGTTTGAATTTAAAATTAGGACCCTGCCCCACGTGCTATTTTCTTCCACAAAATAGCACACGTGTAACATTTgaggattttatttctcttcgGCAGTCCTCCCCCTGGAGCAGATAGTACTTGTCCTCCCTTCCAGACCAGTGTCTGGCAGTTAGAAAAGATGTTGAGACCTTGACCCCAGGAGAGTCGGAGCTGGGTTCTAAGCGTGTCTGGCATAatgctgcctgcctcccctgtGTGCTCTGAGACCCCCCTGGTGAAAGACTTCCGGGGACGTGGGGCAGGCTCCTGGGTATCTATTAGCATCACTCCAAGGGAAGGTTCCATTTGAAGGTTTGCTTAGAGCTTTGGGATAGAGAAAAGCAGAAGGTGGTCACGTTGAAAGAAAACCTGTTTGAATTTTGGGTCCAAAGGCCCTTGTCTGTACCACATCATCACCCTGGTGACGCAGATCCTGGGTCTGGCATTGGTGGGCTCCTCCTCTAGCCCACGCTGGCTGACAGTGTGGACGAGGAAGTCTCAGTTTAAGGAGTAAAGCACGCCAGGGAAGACACCGCTGTGGCCCCGTTTAAACCACCCAGCATGGAGGGAGTGAGGCTGCTCACCCACAGCACTTTGTGAGTTGACTcttcccccccagccccccacccccgtgcctGTGCAGGTGGGGCAGGCGTTAATTGCTTCCATTTGACAGGTGAGAGCTCAGAGGCCAAGGGCAGTtcagtgacttgttcaaggtgaTGCATGGTCTGTGGTAGGTCCATTTGGTGCTGAATCCAGTGCCTTCTGCTTTTAAGAGTGAGGCTCTGATGGCTGCAGAAGCTTAGACCACACCCAGAAAGTTTTGCCCAATAATTCCCAGTATGAGCTCTTTTCATTGCTTAATGACCCAAACCTTTTTGCCTTGAAAAGATTTCAGCCTTCCAGCTGTTCCCTTAGTGCGCTCAGCAGCTGCTGGCCCTGAGGATGGCTCCGACACCATTCCTAGTAACTGTTGACATTTCATTCAAATACAGCTCTTTAGGATTTGATTGATTAGCTCCATCTGGGAAAAATAAGACGGCTAACTCTGGTGCTTGGTGGTTCTGAACATCACGATGCAAGAGAGCCTGACCCAGATTTGAAGTTGAGCTCTGTGCTGTGAGACCTGGAGGAAGTCACTTAACTTCCTGGAGCCTCTAATTCCTCATCTGAACCGTGTGCTGAATACCCCAGAGTGGAATGAGGCTTAACCAAGATAACGTTTGACCCATCTATGTGCATAGCCTATTCCTAGAGGGGTGCATAAAAAACAGCCAACAGTGTGTGTCTCTTGAGGGGGGGCAATTGGATATCTGTGCAAGTCTTCCTTATTACTAAGATAAGTGTATTATGAAACATAAGACACATAGGAGTGTATTTAATAGATgtacatttaattaattaatttatttaaattttggggggaggtaattgggtttttatttatttactttttttttttttttgatggagatactggggattgaacccaggatctcatgcttgctaggcatgcgctctacctctgagctataccctccccttagaCGTACATTTTAAAGGATGATGATAAAATGAGCATCCTGTACTCACTGTGCAGCCAAAGAAAGTATCTTTGAAGCCTTGTGTATTacatttttcagttaaaactggCTGTTAAATTAAAACTTAGTTGATTTTTAAGTACCACAATTAAAGCATTACTCAGGGCCTGGCCACACTGAGTAATGCTGGTGGCATGTGAACACAGGCCGCTGCGGAGCAGAGTGTGATGTAAGCCCTTACACCCTGCCGCTTGCAGGTTATTCTTGGAGATACTAGAAGAGCTCTTTCATCCTGCCCCAACCCATCCACGTGCCATGTGGACCCCCAGAAGAACTATCTCAGAGAGTTTTTAGCAGTATTTAAAATGCAGCCAGGAAACAGCCATCTCCAGGGCCATGTGGGTTTCTAGACTTCTTCAGGCCTGCAGGGCAGAATTAAATGAAGGCTGGACCTGGTTGCTGGCAGAGCTAACGCACAGGCAAGCCTCCTGGCAGCAGCCATCACCCAGGCTGGATGACTGGGCCCAAAACAGATGGTCAGCTGACAAGAGAGTGACAGATAGCTCTGAGGGCAGCTTGGCGGATGACCTGAAGCCAGATCGAAGAGTATGAATCATGTGTGGGCTAAGCCAACGTCTGCCTGGCGACTTCAGAGCCTGAGGTGGGGAATGCATGCTGTCATAAAGGCCGAGGGCCTCTGGGTATCTGGTCTGGTGTTTTGGTGTGGGAGGCCGGGCTCTCTGTCCAAGACCCCAGGGTGCTGATGTCTGTGGGTTGGAGTCTGCTTTGTTGAGTTCAGAGCCCCTCCCCAGGTTTTTGGACTTTTCTTCATTAGTCCACCTTCCTCTACATCCAGGATCAGTGTTTCTTGGAGTGTAAGGCCACCCGCGTGGGAATTACCTGTGCTGCTATtaaaatcccaggccctgctccagaCCAAGAGCTCAGACTCTCTGGGGCTGGGGAACATGCTTTCAACCAGCACCCCGGGGATTCTCCTGTGCAGGAGAGAGTGATGATACCATCCTACAGCCTCTCAGCCTGAGATCAAAACTCAGGAGAAGAGCTTACAGTGTGAGTCTTGCCAGGCCTTTTCAAATTTTCCCAAATCACTTAGTGACCTCTGGCCTAAATAAAAGAAGAGCTTGCCAGTGGCTGAATAGAGGAAGTTAAGGcccttttcctactttttatCAAAGcttaaaatggtttctttttggATCAGCCTTTTATTCTGTCAGTGTGTTTCTGGGAGCTGTGGCAGTTTGCATGGATATCAAAGGGAACAGACAATGTGGTCTAGATAgaattaaggggggaaaaaaaaaaaccagaggaTGTTAAAGTCCTGGAAGGAAATATAGGTTGCTCTTAGTGTCTGGTGTGCAGTCATCATCCTGGAATCTCCCTTCACCATGACCTTGGGGACTCTTTACTCTTTGAATGTCGGGTCTCCCGTTTCagcatcttcctttt
The sequence above is a segment of the Camelus ferus isolate YT-003-E chromosome 28, BCGSAC_Cfer_1.0, whole genome shotgun sequence genome. Coding sequences within it:
- the CIAO1 gene encoding probable cytosolic iron-sulfur protein assembly protein CIAO1 is translated as MKDSLVLLDRILAHPDSRCWFLAWNPSGTLLASCGGDRSVRIWGTEGDSWICKSVLCEGHQRTVRKVAWSPCGNYLASASFDATTCIWKKKEDDFECVTTLEGHENEVKSVAWAPSGNLLATCSRDKSVWVWEVDEEDEYECVSVLNSHTQDVKHVVWHPSQELLASASYDDTVKLYREEEDDWVCCATLEGHESTVWSLAFDPSGQRLASCSDDRTVRIWHQYLPGNEQGVACSGSDPSWKCVCTLSGFHSRTIYDIAWCQLTGALATACGDDAIRVFEEDPGSDPQQPTFSLMAHLPQAHSQDVNCVAWNPKERGLLASCSDDGELAFWKYQRPEGL